The DNA sequence GGGGTCCCCAGTCGCTACCACCTCCTCTAGGTAGGACGACGTCACTTCCAGGGCGGCTTTCCCGCCCTTCCCCGTGGTCGTGACGCTGAGTAGCTCCTGGCGCTCCCCCTGGCGCTCCCCCTGGCGCCCCGCGTCGGGCAACAACTCCACGAAGTGGCCCGTCTCCTTGAGGCGTTGCTGGATCATGGGAGTAAGGGGCATGTCGAAAGTGAAGCCTGAGTCCGCCTCGTCGTCAGCCGAGGAAGACAGGGCATCCAGAGAGTCCAGGCTGCTGTAAAGGGTGCTACGGAAACGGTCTGACTCCAGGATGCTCTCGAACTGCGAGCTGAAGACGTCGGTGGCCTCCTGGCTCTCCGATGTCTCCTTGCCATCCCGGTTATCCGAAGGGTCCTCGCTGCCATTGGTCTTCGTACTCCTGAGGGAGTCGGGGACAAACAGAGACAATCATGAAAACTTTGACTGGAGACAAAAGTCAAGTCTTAGCCTTAACTTAGCAGACTGAAATTCAAACTAGCCTGTGGGAAACCTTAGCCATTATATTTCACAGCACATATCCATCTGGCATTCCTCCTCATTGAAATGGTTTgagccatagagatagatagaggactcatctttgtatctgcgCTATTATagcatctccattttgaagtagtccatttttCTTCActattggctgatccctcctgatgacccggttgAACATGActcaatgaagttggaagtcccatcCAGTTTACTACAttaaaaatggtggaagccctcaagggcactgcccatgctaatacggccttttggccactagaggcctctatggtctgagtctacctttaatgaGGGGCATTATTCAAAACCACCTCATCTGCAATTGGATCACCTTTAACCAATCAGAGGACGGCCTAATTCAAAGCAGTGTTTGGCCACCTGTGATTTTGTCCTAAAACCCACCCATTGGTTCTGAAAGGATGCGGATTGGAACGGTCATTTGCTAACTCGTTCCAAACGCCAATCTATTGGAGGAAGGCCTGACTGATGTGACAGTGAAGTGAATCAAAATGGAGAATGCTgcaatcaggctggttccacaAGGGAAACCTGGCCTGAATTGCTTGGATTAGTATATTTTTCCTCTACCAAGAAGAAATAGATTAGATTCAGCGATATGACGCTACCATAAGAAGCGGGGCAACTTTCAACCCAAACAAAAAGAGTAAAAAACAAGATGCTAATCTCGTCAGCATTTGTTGTCAAGCGGCTATCACGTTGCTCGAAGGAAGCATGTAACTCCCCTGCACATGCTCAAAAGTATCTGTACAAGTTAACTAGTGCAGCATCTTGCTTAGCACTCACCATGATAACATCTTTGGTCCCACTGCTGTTTATGGTCACATCATACTGCTTACTTCCTGCTCCTCAAACAGAGCTAAATGCACTGTCCCTGTCGTAGAGGCCTATAGCCGCTGTGGTGAACTCAGCTAAATGCACTGTCCCTGTCGTAGAGGCCTATAGCCGCTGTGGTGAACTCAGCTAAATGCACTGTCCCTGTCGTAGAGGCCTATAGCCGCTGTGGTGAACTCAGCTAAATGCACTGTCCCTGTCGTAGAGGCCTATAGCCGCTGTGGTGAACTCTCAGAGGAAGTTATAAAGCACACGATTCCATTATTAACCCAGAGACCTAGCACCTTTCTACTTCCTCTCAGCGAAactctaacaaaacaacacatttctgTGGACTGTGACAATGCTAGTTTCCATGCAATGGAAACATCCAGCAACTAAAAGGAACTCAACATTTTCTAAGGACAAAAAAGCTACGGACGTTAGAAATATTGAAACATAGTGGGGGATCGAGTGTAAATAGTGCCATAAAATAAACAGTGAAATAAACAGTGCATCATAATCAACACTATTTAGGTTGACATCTTATTTTACAGGCCTTCAGTCATGACAATCTAATTGGTCACAGGGGGATGAGCTGAGGAGAGAAGTGCTGAATTCCAAATAGGCACCTAGCCCCCAATAGCCCCTAGGGCAGGGGGATGGGAACCAAGTTGACAGGAAGATTCATTTTTTCAAATGTTCACTAAAACGTAGTACTCTGGGAGCCACGATGAAAATACGCCACAGATGAACCTGTCAAAAACAATGAGACGTGGCCTGGGTTGGACTAGCAGTGTAAACCGCTGCCTCTGGAGCACATGTATGATGTACAGCTGCCAGCATGGGTTTTTCAGCACTCTGGAGCACATGTATGATGTACAGCTGCCAGCATGGGTTTTCAGCACTCTGGAGCACATGTATGATGTACAGCTGCCAGCATGGGTTTTTCAGCACTCTGGAGCACATGTATGATGTACAGCTGCCAGCATGGGTTTTCAGCACTCTGGAGCACATGTATGATGTACAGCTGCCAGCATGGGTTTTCAGCACTCTGGAGCACATGTATGATGTACAGCTGCCAGCATGGGTTTTCAGCACTGTGGAGCACATGTATGATGTACAGCTGCCAGCATGGGTTTTCAGCACTCTGTAGCACATGTATGATGTACAGCTGACAGCATGGGTTTTCAGCACTGTGGAGCACATGTATGATGTACAGCTGCCAGCATGGGTTTTCAGCACTCTGTAGCACATGTATGATGTACAGCTGACAGCATGGGTTTTCAGCACTCTGGAGCACATGTATGATGTACAGCTGACAGCATGGGTTTTCAGCACTGTGGAGCACATGTATGATGTACAGCTGCCAGCATGGGTTTTCAGGACTCTGTAGCACATGTATGATGTACAGCTGACAGCATGGGTTTTCAGCACATGTATGATGTACAGCTGCCAGCATGGGTTTTCAGCACTCTGTAGCACATGTATGATGTACAGCTGCCAGCATGGGTTTTCAGCACTCTGTAGCACATGTATGATGTACAGCTGACAGCATGGGTTTTCAGCACTCTGTAGCACATGTATGATGTACAGCTGCCAGCATGGGTTTTCAGCACTCTGTAGCACATGTATGATGTACAGCTGACAGCATGGGTTTTCAGCACTCTGGAGCACATGTATGATGTACAGCTGACAGCATGGGTTTTCAGCACTCTGGAGCACATGTATGATGTACAGCTGCCAGCATGGGTTTTCAGCACTCTGGAGCACATGTATGATGTACAGCTGCCAGCATGGGTTTTCAGCACTCTGGAGCACATGTATGATGTACAGCTGCCAGCATGGGTTTTCAGCACTCTGGAGCACATGTATGATGTACAGCTGCCAGCATGGGTTTTCAGCACTCTGGAGCACATGTATGATGTACAGCTGCCAGCATGGGTTTTCAGCACTGTGGAGCACATGTATGATGTACAGCTGCCAGCATGGGTTTTCAGCACTGTGGAGCACATGTATGATGTACAGCTGCCAGCATGGGTTTTCAGCACTCTGGAGCACATGTATGATGTACAGCTGCCAGCATGGGTTTTCAGCACTCTGGAGCACATGTATGATGTACAGCTGCCAGCATGGGTTTTCAGCACTCTGTAGCACATGTATGATGTACAGCTGCCAGCATGGGTTTTCAGCACTGTGGAGCACATGTATGATGTACAGCTGCCAGCATGGGTTTTCAGCACTCTGGAGCACATGTATGATGTACAGCTGCCAGGATGGGTTTTCAGCactctctctcctattattcACCTCTATCGCTCACTATCCAATAAACATACAAAATACCtcaatttttatttttgtaaagaaAAAGAAATTGAGAGACATTGGCGCACTTGGCTGCATTTCAAACGAAACAGACTTGTGTTGAATAGTAAGAGGTGTGGTCTACTTCAACGGTTTTCAAATAACCTTTTCTGTGGCTGTTCAAGTGTGGGTAGAGATAATTTGATGTGTTTATTCTAGTACTATTAGGCCTATAGTGTATTGATTACTTTGACCAATTATAGATCACCAGAGCCAGGCGTTGCAGACTCCTGCACCGGGGCCTAGGGACAtctgtagatctgagaggattggatcCTCCTGCCCCTTGTGCTGTTGTGGTTTGGACTAGACTTACTTACAGCTGTCCAATCCTTTCAGAGGCCGTTATTTAACAAGTGTCTCAaagtatgagtgctgatctaagatcagctaCTTCCTGTCCATATAACCGTATTCATTGAAAGAAAACAATGAAGCTGAATACAGCCCCAGACCCACAGGAGTGGCTATGGGTCAGGGCTCAGAGGCCATTTGGAATATAGCAGATATGTGACGTACCTATCTGAGCTGGGCTCCCGTGCCACGTCTCCATCGGGGCTCTGGTGCACAAATATGCCAGGGAGCACCCGGAACACCTCGTCCTCCAGGGACAGCCGACAGGGGAGTCTCTCTAGAGGACTCAGACTGTCCACAGAGCTCTCTACCTTCAGACTGCTGCAGCTCCTACCTCCCTCCAGTCCCTTCTCCGAGTCCTCACTCCCTCGCTCCTGTCCCATCTGACCACAAACGTCTGTCGCCGCCACCACCGTCGTCGTGCTCCCTGGCCGGCTCTCCGCAAATCGCAGTTTCTTAGGGGGCTTCTCCCTCAGCTGGCCCCCGTCCAGGAAGGCAGTGAAGATGCCGGGGATCTCGGCCAGGATTTTACTGGACTCCTCGTCCAGGAGCAGCCCCCCTCCGGCAGGCTCGGTCGTTGCCTCTAAACCCCTCCTGGGAGGTTCAGACTGGTCCACCACGGGTACCTCACCCGCTCCTGAGCATGGCCCAGATGTGAATGCAGCAGCCGTCAGGCCGGCACTTGTTTTTTCTTGGCAGTTCGCAGCGGGCGCATTCCTGAAGTCTCCGTTTACTTCGGCCGCCACGGTGGAGACGCCCAAGGCCTTCTGGGCCGCTGAGCTCAGGGAAGCCGTATCTTTCAGCAGCGCCTCCGTCCACGAGTCCAGGAGGAAGGTGGGCGAGAGGAGTGGGTCTCCCGGTGAATCAAGGCCCAGGCCAGACATGTCCAGGTCCACATtggtctccttctcctccccgtTTCTCTCTGTGGTCCGGCTGGCCACATCCTGCGAGGCCCCGTTTTGACCGCTACAGGGGATCATAATGGCTGCGCTCTGCTGTTCACTACTGTCCGCTGGGTGTAGGCTGTCCTCAGGTTGGGTGTGGGCGGCTGGAGCATTCTGGCTCCTGGCGCTGAGGCCGCTCAGCAGGTTGGCCAGCTCACGGTCGATCTCCAGGAACAGCGAGGTTTCATCGATGTCATCGTCCTGGAGACAGGCGTCTAGACTGGTGTTACTACTCCCCTCGTCCGCTAAGACGTGAGAGGTTGATGCTGAAACTGAGAAAATGAGATGTGTCAAATACTACAAGATAAATAGATCAATACAAGTGTCACGTGTGCACTTTAAAGAAATATAAATTGTTATTTATCATCGCTATCACCATCATTAGATAGATTATATTGATTTAGGATGTGAAACAGTGTGTATTTCCTCTCGGTGTAAGATAAATATCTCTCTTGGACTAATTCTGAATAAGCCTTGTAATCTGAACACTACGGCACTGTGTCCACTTCATGAAAGGAGAAGGGCTAGGAGGTGCCAAGGAAGGGCTGGTATGAATCCAAACTAATACTGCTGGTTCCTTTTCTTTCTTTCGTCCCTTCACACGCAGATGTCCCTTTCACTGGCCGGCAAACGGCTTCAGACAGTGGACCAAAGCTCAGCATGCTCAGTTCACATGTATTCACAGACATTTATTTCAAATTAGCCGAGTGTGATGGATACAATTCAGCCAAAACAGCAGGTGTCTTTTTTTCTATTGAATACCTTAGTATCTAGTTAAATATTGAACAGCTTTTAGCTGCTTTGAGCCATGTAGGGAGAATGTATAATTACTAAATTAACAAAATACACCTAAGGGTTTTTATCCTGGAGTATTTCGCTCTGTCCTCTTGTTGAACCTGTTCAGGAAGAGTTGGACGAGACAGCTGTGTCAATTAATACAATTATCCAGTTTAGTTTGACATGAACGGTGGAGTGGATGAGATCATGTAAGAGCTCTGTTGTCACAGTGATACATAGTGAATACCATCAAAGGTACAGTATCATTAGCATGTAGGCTAAATGCTTTGTTTTTGGAAGCCAGAACAGAACTAGCTTAAAACTAAAGAAATCATGTGCAACCTGCTCTGCCCTGTTTAGGCTAACAGGCCTATACTAGAGACCCAACACAACGACTTCAACATGGTTGGGTTAGGGCACTCCGTTTTGCTACGGTAAAAGAAAGCAATTGTTCCTTTTCAGATTGTAGGACTCCATTTCAGAGCATTTTCTTCCATGTCCTGCCTACTTAACAAGACCCTGATCTCTGTTTCCCGTTACTATACGTCCTTGTCATAGAGGACGTTATATCAAGAACACGATTacactagatggcagcatttcCTTGTTTTTACTGTATAAATATCTGTTTCTACTGGAGAGTGACTGACAGAGCATATGAGAGATTCATGGCCATGTCTcttaacccataagagtctaagcTCTGTCTAAGCCATATGGAATTGTATTTGGCCTTACTGtcattagcccatacaaacgcaaTGAATAAAATATACCCTACATGGATCAACAGATAGTtccaaaaggaagtttgttctgaagtttctgtcctatatctgagcgatataagaaagatcaggaagcatttgttatttttttggacaggtatttaaccccttatttttggcactaaacaatctccatatatactgtacttccattcatttttattttttttcaactggtactgggggaccttcagatgagtcttgtgaggcctgtgggcgtcctagagagtctcacctttccacagaggagtcatattagtgtgtatcccaaactgtttggacgctacagacagaagtcgTCAGATTGGTTGTAGCGACTCCAGTtttgtgagaagacagattttcagGTTGTCTCACGGTCTGATAAACACGGCTCTAGCTCCGTCACCTTTCAACGCAGATGCAGAAGTTCCACATAGGCTGATGCGGCGTGTTGAGACGAATCCAAAACCCCCAAAAATCTCTAGATTAAAACTTatggatttttatggggatttattattattatgctaattagatttctgcCATCTTTACTGCCATCAAAATAACTTATGACGGGTGACACAGGGAGTTAAAACAATAGACCTTTAGACTGGTGTTGCGTCAGAACAGAGGCTGCGTCaggcatagtgcactactttagaacaaagccctatgggccctatagtagtgcactttatatgccattttggacgcacacAGCGTATCTTATACAACAGTTGTGAATAATGTCTAGTTGACGAGGGAGGCTGAGGATCAGCAGCTGTGTGGCCCCTGTAGAGAACGATAGTGGACAGAGTCAAAGTGAGGTTGTGTGGCCCCTGTAGAGAACGATAGGATAGTGGACAGAGTCAAAGTGAGGTTGTGTGGCCCCTGTAGAGAACGATAGGATAGTGGACAGAGTCAAAGTGAGGTTGTGTGGCCCCTGTAGAGAACGATAGGATAGTGGACAGAGTCAAAGTGAGGTTGTGTGGCCCCTGTAGAGAACGATAGGATAGTGGACAGAGTCAACGTGAGGTTGTGTGGCCCCTGTAGAGAACGATAGGATAGTGGACAGAGTCAAAGTGAGGTTGTGTGGCCCCTGTAGAGAACGATAGGATAGTGGACAGAGTCAACGTGAGGTTGTGTGGCCCCTGTAGAGAAGGATAGTGGACAGAGTCAAAGTGAGGTTGTGTGGCCCCTGTAGAGAACGATAGTGGACAGAGTCAAAGTGAGGTTGTGTGGCCCCTGTAGAGAACGATAGGATAGTGGACAGAGTCAAAGTGAGGTTGTGTGGCCCCTGTAGAGAACAATAGTGGACAGAGTCAAAGTGAGGTTGTGTGGCTCCTGTAGAGAACGATAGGATAGTGGACAGAGTCAAAGTGAGGTTGTGTGGCCCCTGTAGAGAAGGATAGGATAGTGGACAGAGTCAAAGTGAGGTTGTGTGGCCCCTGTAGAGAACGATAGGATAGTGGACATAGTCAAAGTGAGGTTGTGTGACCCCTGTAGAGAACGATAGGAGAGTGGACAGAGTCAAAGTGAGGTTGTGTGGCCCCTGTAGAGAACGATAGGATAGTGGACAGAGTCAAAGTGAGGTTGTGTGGCCCCTGTAGAGAACGATAGGATAGTGGACAGAGTCAAAGTGAGGTTGTGTGGCCCCTGTAGAGAAGGATAGTGGACAGAGTCAAAGTGAGGTTGTGTGGCCCCTGTAGAGAACGATAGGATAGTGGACAGAGTCAAAGTGAGGTTGTGTGGCCCCTGTAGAGAACGATAGTGGACAGAGTCAAAGTGAGGTTGTGTGGCCCCTGTAGAGAAGGATAGTGGACAGAGTCAAAGTGAGGTTCTGTGGCCCCTGTAGAGAACGATAGGATAgtggacagagtcaatgtgaggttGTGTGACCCCTGTAGAGAAGGATAGTGGACAGAGTCAAAGTGAGGTTGTGTGGCCCCTGTAGAGAACGACAGGATAGTGGACAGAGTCAAAGTGAGGTTGTGTGACCCCTGTAGAGAAGGATAGTGGACAGAGTCAAAGTGAGGTTGTGTGGCCCCTGTAGAGAACGACAGGATAGTGGACAGAGTCAAAGTGAGGTTGTGTGACCCCTGTAGAGAAGGATAGTGGACAGAGTCAAAGTGATAGCACTAAGTCATGACTGTGCAGCATCGCTTGGGAGATGTCTACAGGATGTTTGCAAATCCCTGTGGATTACTAATGACCTTTTAAGCTCCTGCTAAATAGCCTGGGTAACCAGTCAGGGCTGAGACCTCTTTTCGGACTGGCTCTTGACGAGTAATAAAAAGCGAAAGTCTTCCCTGTGCAGATTTAGCATTACCTCAGCAAACAGGCTAATGTTCACACAAAATGGAACGATAAAAacacatcactatacagtacTTATTCATCTCTAGTTTCTGGGAATGTTTGACACAGCACTTAACTACTGTTCATGGGCTTGCTTTGAAAAATGGTTTGTTTATATAGGCCCTACTACAGTTGCCCAAAATGATTCATTGCACTTTGGGAAAGTAGGCTCTGTTCAACTCATGGCTAAAAGTCAGTGAAAGCAAAGGCTCAACTTCTACAGCCTCTTTCTGTAGAGAAATTGGCTTGTTGGGCCAATTCATCAATAACTGGTTGATATAGGAGCTTCCTATAACTTTCACAGAATGGTTCTTACAGTGCACTATAAATAGCTAAGTACTGTAATTGGGCAGTCCTGCACTAATCATTTAGAATTATTCATATTAGCCAGTAAAATAATGTATGCATTAGGCCTGATGAATGATTTATAGACCAGGATTAGTCTATATTTTTTGTGGATTTCAAGAACACTTTTCAGAAAAATGCAGGGGTCCATTGTTCCAACTGTGACACATTTCATGCATGTTATTAAATGAACAATCAAAATGTTAAAAAGAGGATAATGTCCAAGGCCTAATGCCAAGTGTAGCCTTAGCTACAGCATAAAGTCACACTGTTGTGAAGTATCATGTGGGGTAGATTATATGAAAGGTGTCATACCACTTTCAGTAGAGCTGGTCTCGTCTCCTTTTCCAAAGAGAAACTGGTACTTGGCCTTCGCAACACTTTGAGCGTGTGAAGACGAGCTGTTAACCCAAACAAACGTTTCAGCCTGCAAGAATAAACAAGAACATGCATTTACCGCAGGCAAGACGATTCTCTGATAAGCATTATCATTCAGAAATCATTGAGATGTCTCACCACCAGTTGCCATAGATTGGACAGTAAACCCGAGTTCATTTCATCTGGGTGTTTTGAAACCAAAATCAAAATGAGGCTAATCACATCACCTTGACAGTAGACCTACCTCTATTTAACCATCTGGCCATGTTTTCAAAATCATTTCTCTTGACCATGCTCTACGAATCAACTTCAGGTCTTGATAGCGTTTCTGAATATAAACCACCAAAATCATTTCCGGTTGCTTTAGTTTGATTTCTTGATTTTGTTTTTAACAGCAACATCTTTGATTGATTATAACGTACAGAGTACCATCAGCCACTTACCGCCATATCTCTTTCAAAGCAGGGAACAGTCATTGGTAACATCTCTGTGAGCATAAGGGTAAAACTAACATGAGTTTGTAATGTAAAACCATAACGTTATTACAAATGAAAACAATCTTGAAAGAGCATAACCTTAGCCCAGGGGGTTCCCAAAATGTTTCACttaggccccccttccagcatttgGGGAACATCCCGTGTACCTTTTGTTGGCAGGGAGAACATTTTACCGGTTTTAAAGCTTATTATTTtcagcaattctacacattcaTCATTGGGtgcagagaacattttgcagttttaaagcaaattttcttaCAATTCCATACATGgaattttgccatgtctaatgtgtactacaaaatctatgggctaaaaaacctagcccaaaaaaacattagctgacatgggttagttgatctggacatttctgccAAGTTATAAATAGAGTTAACAAAAAAAATAGCCGGACCCCCCCCCGACCCCCAGAACCcacacagtttgggaaccactgatctaacCTAATCAAACATTGACAAAGTTTGAGAATTCGAAAACTCTCTCTGACTTTTTTTAAAGTAAAGCTAAATGTGATACAGGAGTAGAGTTCAGGCCTACATTATCTTTGTTATAGATAAGAACATGCCACACAGCATTCTCAATAAAAGCTCAAGCAGCCCATGTTCTGTAAGTCAGAGCCTCTCTTAAAACAGCTTAGAGTGATGCTATTATTGAGTATTTCTAGATCGTGATGTCTGCCTGCCAATGCCATCAGAAAGTGGTCTCATGTATCAGCGTAGCTACTCACCTGCTATGATCTCAAAAGACGCATAAGCTACTGCATAAGAGGTCACAAGTTCACATAGGAAGGATCCATCGAATGTACGTGAAGCATTTGGCTCTCTCAATCCATGTAAGGCTAGTGAATTCTGTTTGAACCTTAGCAAAGGCTCAGTAAACATTTCATTAGCCAACATTCCCAACAGCCATACAATGAACAGGCCTAGTTCTGCTAGAGTTTACAACAGTGATTGCATGACGTTCATTCAGGATGACTCAACAGGAGAAAGGCACTCTGATTCAATGAAATCCACATTTGAAACCATTCCAAAGCTTAGTGCCATGACCATTACAAGAATTAAGCTCTGCGGATCAAATGACAGGCAACTAAAACTGTAATTACTCCAGCATCCATCAACGAGCACAAAAGGGGAAGAGTAGGAAAACACTATAGATGGGCCACAAAAACACAGTGAGACCATTACTGAGAAATACTCAATAATAGCCTACACTAGCAGGCTAATATGAACACCAGCTTAATCTGAATGATTGATTACAATTCCTACATAGACTAAATAGCAACTTCCAAAGTAAAATGACCTTGTAAATTACATTCCAATCTAAATTGAGAGGTTAAATTGTAGAAGGAACTATGAAGCGAACGTAGCTCTCTGTGGGAAAGCTGTTGTTGCCATGGCTGCCAATGTGAGACGTGAGAATGCAGACCCTTTTTTTTTACCAGAAATTATTTTTTATGGTTgcgccgccccccccccccaactctctTATAAATTAGACCTTGCTTAAATGGACAATTGATAGGCCAATATTGAAGACTCAGTGCCCACACAAACTAAAAAGGTATCATGTTGACTGCAATAACAGAATTTATGCTATTCAAATGAGGTGGTTGGTTAGACAGAGACCATCTTTTGGAACTGTTATGACATTCATGAGAACTGTTGTGTTGATCAAGGTGAACAAAGCCTAGAAAATTAACAAAATTCCATCATTTTGTGAAAGACAAGTCACTATGGAAGTGTTTTTTACAGAAAACATTTCGTAcagcaacaacaaacaaaaaaaactctgGTTAGCCTAGATAGGCTACTCCACTAAATCTGCCCAGATGGACTAAATTATTTTGCTTAGCAACAGCTGGGAATCTCATTGGAGGGTGAAGGCCACATCATAATTCACTAGTTTGTTTAATGCTTCGGGTAATTAATAGAGTTCACTTCCACATAGTCTTGGGAGGTGAGCTGTCAATCAGCTTTCCATTAAAAAGGTCACGATGATCTCTGTCTAtattccaaatggcacactattccctatctTGTAAACTACTTTTGACCTCATAcattgggtcctggtcaaaagtagtgcactatatgggaatatgggtcctggtcaaaagtagtgcactagatagggaatagggtgccatttgggacattacCTTAGTCTATTCTTTACACTCCAGAGAGGCACCATAACTCGGCACATTGTCCTTTCCCACAGGAGCCAGAGCAGTGTCACATCAAGGTCCTAGAAAACACTGGAGCTCAAGAACTGGAGCTAAGAGTCATACTCCAGAGGGTTCAGAAATCCACAGCCTGTGCTAAAGTAAAGTCACTCTCTGGtaagggcaattccatggtaacagaattacactgAGAACTAGATTTTTCACAAAAAATGTTGACCAAACAAAAACTATTGATTTTCAAAGTTCGGTAAAATAATTACATTAAAATCTCAGTTTTATTGTTAccatacatttgacattttagtaatttagcagacgctcttatccagagcgacttacagtagtgaatacatacattttttaattgtactggtcccccgtgggaatcgaacccacaaccctggcgttgcaatcaccatgctctaccaactgagccacaaggaaGGCACAAGGAAGGTTACCAAACTCTGTATCTGCacagtagtccttgtgcatagagttctgtgttttgttaaactttgaaatcaatgtttttgtttggtatagattttaaagtaaaaaatctgaagaactgtgcagatataAAGTTTGGTAACAATAAAATGGAGGGAGATTTTATCTTAAtactgttaccaaactttgcagtcattttttaaatatttttttaaaatcaaatgttttttgttcgGAATACATTTTAAACTGAGAATTATAAAGTGAGTCTCAGCATAATTCCGTTTACTTGGAATTGCCCGTAACCAATCTGGCACTGTTTCGTCCTCAAAGGcatcaaaatacatttgaaaagagAACATCTAAACTAGATCCACATCTGAGCTTAAATttcttatttcacctttatttaaccaggtaggccaattgagaacaagttctcatttacaactgcaacctggccaagataaagcaaagcagtgcgacacaaacaacaccgagttacacatggaataaacaaacgtacagtcaataacacaatagaagaagTCTATGTACAGTGAATGACCTGCCTATGACCTGCCTAAATCTGATGGAAATGAATGACAAAAGATCAGCGTGATTCAGGATAATAAAACATTGCAATTCCATCACAATGTTTTGGGGAATTAGTCAAATGAAACAGTTTGTGTTtgataaaatgtggaaaagggttTCCCATTTTTTTGGTTCAAATTTGCCTAATCCCAAATCACAAGACAGGACATTAGAGTGTAGGATGTATTGCATTTTGCTAGCTAAATATCTGAGCCAAACTTACATCTGTGTAAAAAAAATAGCGGTACATCTCAAACAGAATATCATTACTTTAACTGTGAAAGATGTGCTCGGCTGTAGCACAGAAAAAGTTGGGCTTTTTCTTTTCAAGG is a window from the Salmo trutta chromosome 23, fSalTru1.1, whole genome shotgun sequence genome containing:
- the psd3l gene encoding PH and SEC7 domain-containing protein 3 isoform X3, whose product is MLPMTVPCFERDMAAETFVWVNSSSSHAQSVAKAKYQFLFGKGDETSSTESVSASTSHVLADEGSSNTSLDACLQDDDIDETSLFLEIDRELANLLSGLSARSQNAPAAHTQPEDSLHPADSSEQQSAAIMIPCSGQNGASQDVASRTTERNGEEKETNVDLDMSGLGLDSPGDPLLSPTFLLDSWTEALLKDTASLSSAAQKALGVSTVAAEVNGDFRNAPAANCQEKTSAGLTAAAFTSGPCSGAGEVPVVDQSEPPRRGLEATTEPAGGGLLLDEESSKILAEIPGIFTAFLDGGQLREKPPKKLRFAESRPGSTTTVVAATDVCGQMGQERGSEDSEKGLEGGRSCSSLKVESSVDSLSPLERLPCRLSLEDEVFRVLPGIFVHQSPDGDVAREPSSDRSTKTNGSEDPSDNRDGKETSESQEATDVFSSQFESILESDRFRSTLYSSLDSLDALSSSADDEADSGFTFDMPLTPMIQQRLKETGHFVELLPDAGRQGERQGERQELLSVTTTGKGGKAALEVTSSYLEEVVATGDPAFSGQSDKHSSGPLANGVERDPKDWLHGCLSSDAGLKTALSDWDSEMGSTERLKDSTDTLLNGNRGDQEGAQRLARRLYHLEGFRRSDVAKHLGKNNDFSKMVAEEYLTFFEFTGMTLDQSLRSFLKAFALIGETQERERVLIHFSNRYYQCNPTVISSQDGAHCLTCALMLLNTDLHGHNIGKKMTCQEFINNLEGLNGGQDFPRELLKALHNSIKNDKLEWAIDGDELKKSLSELADNKDNKSITRISRGSNPFLDIAHDPNAAVYKTGFLARKIHADMDGKKTPRGKRGWKTFYAVLKGMILYLQKDEYKAEKALSEEDLKNAISVHHALSIKAVDYEKKPNVLKLKTADWRVFLFQAQSPEEMDSWIRVVNSVAAMFSAPSFPAAIGSQKKFSRPLLPATTTRMSQEEQLKSHEAKLKHVSTELAEHRSYPPDKKVKAKEIDEYRLKEHYLEFEENRYEMYVKLLREGVKELLIGKDGDAGLKKSQSSPSLNQEGQPAAAKVKRNTSERRPETPPKVT